One region of Zootoca vivipara chromosome 7, rZooViv1.1, whole genome shotgun sequence genomic DNA includes:
- the FAM78B gene encoding protein FAM78B translates to MGCLQSVACKARVRREHIVVSDVSACIEPGATALEETSPIVLRYRTPYFRAAARVLMPPIPRRHTWVVGWIQACNHMEFYNTYSDLGMSSWELPDLREGRVKAISDSDGVSYPWYGNTTETVTLIGPTNKVSRFSVSMNDNFYPSVTWAVPVSDSNVPLLTRIKRDQSFTTWLVAMNMTTKEKIILQTIKWRMRVNIEVDPMQLLGKRARLVGRTQQEQPKILSRMEPIPPNALVKPNANDAQVLMWRPKRGPPLVVIPPK, encoded by the exons ATGGGCTGCCTGCAGAGCGTGGCGTGCAAGGCGCGCGTGCGGCGGGAGCACATCGTGGTGTCGGACGTGTCGGCGTGCATCGAGCCGGGCGCCACGGCCCTGGAGGAGACGTCGCCCATCGTGCTGCGCTACCGAACGCCCTACTTCCGCGCCGCCGCGCGCGTCCTCATGCCGCCCATCCCGCGGCGCCACACCTGGGTGGTGGGCTGGATCCAGGCCTGCAACCACATGGAGTTCTACAACACCTACAGTGACCTGGGCAT GTCAAGCTGGGAACTCCCAGACTTGAGAGAAGGGCGTGTAAAAGCCATCAGTGACTCGGATGGCGTGAGCTACCCCTGGTATGGGAACACCACAGAAACAGTGACCTTGATTGGCCCCACCAATAAGGTCTCCAGGTTCTCCGTCAGTATGAATGACAATTTCTACCCCAGCGTGACATGGGCTGTTCCTGTGAGTGACAGCAATGTGCCACTACTAACCAGGATCAAACGGGACCAAAGCTTTACGACGTGGCTCGTAGCCATGAATATGACCACCAAGGAAAAGATTATTTTGCAGACTATAAAGTGGAGGATGCGAGTGAACATTGAAGTTGATCCCATGCAGCTCTTGGGCAAGCGAGCCCGGCTAGTGGGGAGGACTCAGCAGGAGCAGCCCAAAATTTTGAGCAGAATGGAACCCATCCCACCAAATGCACTAGTGAAACCCAATGCCAATGATGCCCAGGTCCTTATGTGGAGACCCAAAAGAGGACCGCCTTTGGTAGTGATACCACCCAAATAA